A region of Subtercola boreus DNA encodes the following proteins:
- a CDS encoding ATP-dependent DNA helicase: protein MSTSQLRSAFRAALALDDSQVEVLATGDGVSRAIIGAPGSGKTTTLVETVAERVLGRGYLPSEVLALTPTRQSATVLRDRLALRLGLPTNGPLARTVNSLAFQIVQSARAATGALPPTLLTGAEQDRIIADLLAGQAEEGFGPEWPDPLTGDVRALRGFRTELRELMMRATESGVSPRQLAELGAQHGIPEWVAVGRFADEYQSVVGSFRDASLDSAELIAEARLQVVTADAGVQGGSLVNGGPHVLAGVRMIVVDDLQELSSGAVSFIATLARRGVTVLAFGDPDAATTSFRGGQKDALGRLGTVLGERVATAAPVYLQAVYRHGPGIRSLVDRSTSRIGASAAGRQRAARATASAQEVEAALEVSGVPAVRRIEAVSPAGELAAIVHLLREHHLLRGVPWNRMAVVVRSGALISSLVRGLGVAEVPATTQTGGRALRDDYAARHLARAVAAAIGVEPLSDELATELLLGPFGGLDAVGLRRLRLALRQEELAGGGNRGADALVTESLSGPGRLATLDAAPARRARRLADALAAVRQRNDAGASIEELLWELWSRSGLAPAWQKASAGPGILGDEANRNLDGIVGVFSSAKRFVERYPNRPAADFLVDLLQSEVPEDSLSPRSASDAVVVSTPNGVIGTEFDVVVVAGLQDSVWPNLRLRGSLLHPDRLAELVDGAPSSNVDERAEVLGDELRMFVLAVSRATTQVVLTSVANDDEQPSPFVRLMPEGPAGPAAAASGEPGAATVAVAPAPSTSPFQRSAVEHPLSLRALTGSLRRRLVETGDPAAAEALARLAAEGVPGADPLSWYGVLEPSTTEPLVDLDDPENRVDVSPSKLETFEKSPLAWFIDRVSGSTFGLSAGIGTLLHSVMEEVTAEPAADAGTDSLSADALWQRLDERWNELQFESPWLAERERQKTRGKVEGLSEYLRGFEREGGKLLGGEAAFALDVGRARLRGTVDRIEQRSDGQVTVVDLKTGGTAPSSAAVSAHAQLGSYQLALQAGALDQGEPTGEPAEPGITQPGTAESGGAMLLYVALTSGAGANRVLYKLLGQQPLDDEAIEVFRARIEQAATGMAGSTFPGRDDLPERDPHGAWEYRIHLVRAVSS from the coding sequence GTGTCCACATCCCAGCTCCGCAGCGCCTTCCGCGCTGCCCTCGCCCTCGACGATTCGCAGGTCGAGGTGCTGGCGACCGGCGACGGTGTCAGCCGCGCGATCATCGGCGCCCCGGGCTCGGGAAAGACCACGACCCTCGTCGAGACCGTCGCAGAGCGGGTGCTCGGTCGCGGCTACCTGCCCTCCGAGGTGCTGGCGCTCACGCCCACGCGGCAGAGCGCGACCGTGCTCCGCGACCGGCTGGCGCTCCGCCTCGGCCTGCCGACGAACGGCCCGCTCGCGCGCACGGTGAACTCGCTCGCCTTCCAGATCGTGCAGAGCGCCCGGGCGGCGACCGGCGCGCTGCCGCCGACCCTCCTCACCGGAGCCGAGCAGGACCGCATCATCGCCGACCTGCTGGCGGGCCAGGCCGAGGAGGGCTTCGGTCCCGAGTGGCCCGATCCGTTGACCGGAGACGTGAGGGCACTCCGCGGCTTCCGCACGGAGCTCCGCGAACTGATGATGCGCGCCACCGAGTCCGGGGTCTCGCCGCGCCAGCTGGCGGAGCTCGGGGCGCAGCACGGCATCCCGGAATGGGTGGCCGTCGGCCGGTTCGCCGACGAGTACCAGAGCGTCGTCGGCAGCTTCCGCGACGCCTCCCTCGACTCGGCCGAGCTCATCGCCGAGGCGCGCCTGCAGGTCGTCACCGCCGATGCGGGGGTGCAGGGCGGATCGTTGGTCAACGGCGGGCCGCACGTCCTGGCCGGGGTTCGGATGATCGTGGTCGACGACCTCCAGGAGCTCAGCAGTGGCGCCGTCAGCTTCATCGCGACCCTCGCCCGGCGGGGGGTGACGGTGCTCGCGTTCGGAGACCCCGATGCGGCGACGACATCGTTCCGGGGCGGACAGAAGGATGCGCTCGGGCGGCTCGGCACGGTGTTGGGTGAGCGGGTTGCCACGGCCGCCCCGGTGTACCTGCAGGCGGTCTATCGGCATGGGCCGGGCATCCGGAGCCTCGTCGACCGGTCGACCTCCCGCATCGGCGCTTCGGCCGCGGGGCGGCAGCGGGCGGCGCGCGCGACCGCTTCAGCTCAGGAGGTCGAGGCCGCCCTCGAGGTGTCGGGGGTACCGGCCGTCCGCCGCATCGAGGCGGTCTCGCCGGCGGGGGAGCTCGCGGCGATCGTGCACCTGCTGCGGGAGCACCACCTGCTCCGCGGGGTGCCATGGAACCGCATGGCCGTGGTGGTGCGCTCCGGCGCGCTGATCAGTTCGCTCGTGCGCGGGCTCGGCGTGGCGGAGGTGCCCGCGACCACGCAGACGGGCGGCCGGGCGCTCCGCGACGACTACGCGGCCCGGCACCTCGCACGGGCGGTCGCCGCGGCGATCGGGGTGGAGCCGCTCAGCGACGAGCTCGCCACAGAGCTGCTGCTCGGCCCGTTCGGCGGTCTCGACGCGGTCGGCCTCCGCCGACTCCGGCTCGCGCTCCGGCAGGAGGAGCTGGCGGGCGGCGGCAACCGGGGCGCCGATGCCCTCGTCACCGAGAGCCTCAGCGGGCCGGGCCGGCTCGCGACCCTCGACGCGGCCCCCGCGCGGCGGGCGCGGCGTCTCGCCGATGCGCTGGCGGCCGTGCGACAGCGGAACGACGCCGGCGCGAGCATCGAAGAGCTGCTCTGGGAGCTCTGGAGCCGCAGCGGCCTCGCCCCGGCGTGGCAGAAGGCGTCGGCAGGTCCTGGCATCCTCGGCGACGAGGCGAACCGCAACCTCGACGGCATCGTGGGAGTGTTCAGTTCGGCCAAACGGTTCGTGGAACGGTACCCCAACCGGCCGGCCGCCGACTTCCTGGTCGACCTGTTGCAGTCCGAAGTACCGGAGGACTCGCTGTCGCCGCGCTCGGCCTCCGACGCGGTGGTCGTCTCGACGCCGAACGGGGTGATCGGCACCGAATTCGACGTGGTCGTGGTCGCGGGCCTCCAGGATTCGGTCTGGCCGAACCTCCGCCTCCGCGGCTCGCTGCTCCACCCCGACCGGCTGGCCGAACTCGTCGACGGTGCCCCTTCGTCCAACGTGGATGAACGGGCCGAGGTACTCGGCGACGAGCTCCGGATGTTTGTGCTCGCCGTCTCGCGGGCGACGACGCAGGTCGTGCTGACGAGCGTGGCGAACGACGACGAGCAGCCGTCGCCGTTCGTGCGGCTCATGCCGGAGGGGCCCGCAGGGCCAGCGGCCGCCGCTTCGGGGGAGCCGGGCGCGGCTACGGTGGCGGTGGCTCCCGCGCCGTCCACCTCGCCGTTCCAGCGATCGGCGGTCGAGCATCCACTGTCCCTGCGTGCGCTCACCGGGAGCCTCCGCCGCCGGCTCGTCGAAACCGGCGACCCCGCGGCCGCCGAGGCGCTCGCCCGGCTCGCCGCGGAGGGTGTGCCCGGGGCAGACCCGCTCAGCTGGTACGGGGTGCTCGAACCCTCGACCACCGAACCCCTGGTCGACCTCGACGACCCCGAGAACAGGGTCGACGTCTCTCCGTCGAAGCTCGAGACGTTCGAGAAGTCACCGTTGGCGTGGTTCATCGACCGGGTCTCGGGGTCCACGTTCGGGCTCTCCGCCGGCATCGGCACGCTGCTGCACTCGGTGATGGAGGAGGTCACCGCCGAACCCGCCGCGGATGCCGGGACCGACAGCCTGAGTGCGGATGCCCTGTGGCAACGCCTCGACGAACGCTGGAACGAACTGCAGTTCGAGTCCCCGTGGCTCGCCGAACGCGAACGCCAGAAGACCCGGGGCAAGGTGGAGGGTCTCTCCGAGTACCTCCGCGGCTTCGAACGGGAGGGCGGAAAGCTGCTCGGCGGCGAGGCTGCCTTCGCGCTCGACGTCGGCCGGGCGCGCCTCCGCGGAACCGTCGACCGCATCGAGCAGCGCTCCGACGGCCAGGTCACCGTCGTCGACCTGAAGACGGGCGGCACGGCACCGTCGTCTGCCGCAGTCTCGGCGCACGCGCAGCTCGGCAGCTACCAGCTCGCACTTCAGGCCGGCGCGCTCGACCAGGGGGAGCCGACGGGCGAGCCGGCAGAGCCTGGCATCACGCAGCCCGGAACAGCAGAGAGCGGGGGCGCCATGCTGCTCTACGTCGCCCTCACCTCTGGCGCCGGCGCGAACAGGGTCCTCTACAAACTGCTCGGCCAGCAACCTCTCGACGACGAGGCGATCGAAGTGTTCCGCGCACGCATCGAGCAGGCGGCGACCGGGATGGCCGGCAGCACCTTCCCGGGCCGGGACGATCTGCCGGAACGGGATCCGCACGGTGCCTGG